One genomic window of Saccopteryx bilineata isolate mSacBil1 chromosome 4, mSacBil1_pri_phased_curated, whole genome shotgun sequence includes the following:
- the GON7 gene encoding EKC/KEOPS complex subunit GON7, translating into MEVLAEYVGLDGQTQQLRVLCDAPRDADPYEGLLAGVAQMRDLVAELFSPQVQQGAQGGVAVATDEALDGDDEDDAEDENNIDNRTNSEGPSDAKRPKPPSIS; encoded by the exons ATGGAGGTTTTAGCAGAGTACGTCGGGCTGGACGGGCAGACGCAGCAGCTGCGAGTGCTTTGTGATGCGCCGCGCGACGCGGACCCTTACGAGGGTTTACTGGCGGGCGTGGCCCAGATGAGGGATCTGGTGGCCGAGCTCTTTAGCCCCCAAGTACAGCAGGGAGCGCAGGGCGGAGTGGCGGTGGCAACGGACGAGGCCTTGGACG gtgatgatgaagatgatgcagaagatgaaaaTAACATTGATAACAGAACTAACTCAGAGGGACCATCTGATGCAAAACGGCCAAAACCACCATCCATATCTTAG